TCACGAACAGGACGCAAAATTTTTATCATACTTCTTTCAATCTGATATATTTTACAAGCAAAAAAGAAAACTTGCTTACGGTGTGAAGGTTACAGAAGTAAGGCCGATTACATTAAATGATGTAATTATCCCCCTCCCGCCCATAGACGAACAAAAACGAATCAGCGCAATACTTGATAAATTTGACTCACTCTGCAATGATATAACTTCAGGAATTCCCGCAGAGATAAACGCCCGGCGCAAACAATATGAATATTACCGTGATAAACTATTGACTTTCAAGCAAAAAAATTTATAACAGGAGCGGAAAAATTTCGATGTCATGCAATATAATAGCCGAATCAAATAAAGATACAGTCATAGCAGAGTACACGCCGGAGCCTAGAAACTCTACAGCTTTTCAGACTGAGGCCGAACTTGAACGCGAATTTATTAGACTCTTATGCGAACAGGGTTATAATTATTTGCAAATTCACTCGGAGAAAGATTTATTAATTAATCTGCGCGCCCAGCTTGAAAAGTTAAATCACTACAAATTCAGCGACTCGGAATGGGATAATTTTTTCAAGTCCGTTATTTCCTCACAGACTGACAGCAAGACGGCCAAGACTGAACGAATACAAGAAAATTTTATACATGCAATCAAGCGCGATGACGGGACGACTCAAAATATTATGTTAATCAACAAAGAAAATATACACGAAAATATTTTACAAGTCATAAATCAGTACTCAGTCAGCAAAACTGAAGACGCAAAAAATAGTAACCGCTATGATGTTACAATTTTAGTAAACGGCCTGCCTCTCGTTCATATTGAATTAAAGCGCAGGGGGGTGGCAATCCGTGAAGCATTTAATCAGATCGACCGCTATAAACGTGAATCTTTCGGAGCGGGCTATAAATTATTTGATTACGTACAAATTTTTGTTATATCAAACGGGACTGACACGAAATATTATGCGAATACTACACGTTTTGACAAGAGTCATTCAAGTTTTGATTTTACTTCATACTGGGCGGACGCGGGAAATAAAAATATTCATGACTTAATAGACTTTACGAAAACTTTTTTTGCTAGACATACTATTTTGAATGTGTTGACAAAATACTGCGTGTTCACGAGCGAGCAAAAATTAATGGTAATGAGGCCTTATCAAATCACAGCGACGGAGCGAATAATTAATAAAATCAAATGCGCGAATAATTATAAACGTTACGGGACTATCAAAGCGGGCGGCTATATTTGGCACACGACGGGATCGGGGAAGACTCTGACATCATTTAAGACTGCGATAATTGCTGCAAATTTAGATTTTATTGACAAAGTATTATTTGTAGTTGACCGCAAGGATTTAGACACTCAGACAATGAACGAGTACAATAAATATAAAGAGGGCGCGGCAAACAGTAACAGCTCGACGAGAATTTTACAGGCTCAATTGAGTGACTCAAGCGCGAAAATAATAATCACGACGATTCAGAAATTAGCTATATTTATACGCAAAAATAAATCTCATTCAGTATATAATAAACACGTTGTAATAATATTTGACGAGTGCCACCGGAGTCAATTCGGGGATATGCACAGGGCGATAATAAAAACTTTCAAGAATTATTATATATTCGGCTTTACAGGCACGCCCATTTTTGCGGAGAATTCAGGAAATAATAATAAAGCTGCTCCATTTTTTACGACTGATTTAACATTCGGGGATAAAATTCACGCGTATACGATTTTGAATGCTATTCAGGATAAAAACGTGCTGCCGTTCA
This genomic interval from Synergistaceae bacterium contains the following:
- a CDS encoding type I restriction endonuclease subunit R — translated: MSCNIIAESNKDTVIAEYTPEPRNSTAFQTEAELEREFIRLLCEQGYNYLQIHSEKDLLINLRAQLEKLNHYKFSDSEWDNFFKSVISSQTDSKTAKTERIQENFIHAIKRDDGTTQNIMLINKENIHENILQVINQYSVSKTEDAKNSNRYDVTILVNGLPLVHIELKRRGVAIREAFNQIDRYKRESFGAGYKLFDYVQIFVISNGTDTKYYANTTRFDKSHSSFDFTSYWADAGNKNIHDLIDFTKTFFARHTILNVLTKYCVFTSEQKLMVMRPYQITATERIINKIKCANNYKRYGTIKAGGYIWHTTGSGKTLTSFKTAIIAANLDFIDKVLFVVDRKDLDTQTMNEYNKYKEGAANSNSSTRILQAQLSDSSAKIIITTIQKLAIFIRKNKSHSVYNKHVVIIFDECHRSQFGDMHRAIIKTFKNYYIFGFTGTPIFAENSGNNNKAAPFFTTDLTFGDKIHAYTILNAIQDKNVLPFRVYYYSTMHKKENIIDELVHDIDREKAYNAPERISQIVKYVIEHFNEQTRHREFNSIFAASSINAAMLYYNEFKKQAGTNLKVAIIYSYSVNNEENSESTAELDNEQRELLETAIKDYNSMFSTNYDTSSEKFQNYYKDVSMRTKNREIDILIVVNMFLTGFDAQKLNTLWVDK
- a CDS encoding restriction endonuclease subunit S, with the protein product HEQDAKFLSYFFQSDIFYKQKRKLAYGVKVTEVRPITLNDVIIPLPPIDEQKRISAILDKFDSLCNDITSGIPAEINARRKQYEYYRDKLLTFKQKNL